A single genomic interval of Fusobacterium varium harbors:
- a CDS encoding HU family DNA-binding protein: MTKKEFIDLYFEKGAFETKAEAERKANAFLAALEEGLVKGEDITFIGFGKFEVAERAARTGRNPQTGEEMTIEAKKVVKFKPGKALSEAVNK; this comes from the coding sequence ATGACTAAAAAAGAGTTTATTGATTTATATTTTGAGAAAGGTGCATTCGAAACTAAAGCTGAAGCTGAAAGAAAAGCTAATGCATTCCTTGCTGCTTTAGAAGAAGGATTAGTAAAAGGTGAAGATATTACTTTTATAGGATTTGGAAAATTTGAAGTTGCTGAAAGAGCTGCTAGAACTGGTAGAAATCCTCAAACTGGAGAAGAAATGACTATCGAAGCTAAAAAAGTAGTTAAATTCAAACCAGGAAAAGCATTATCTGAGGCTGTAAATAAATAG